The following are encoded in a window of Paenibacillus polymyxa genomic DNA:
- a CDS encoding VOC family protein, protein MAVKLKRLSIFVKEMKRSLDFYRTLGLEIPERVNEEHHIEVAYNDVILSFDTWESAQMILGDQQKPAGYRMEIAFQFDSKEALDESYSRLTVQGYEGHFEPNDTPWGERYAIIKDPDGNLISLVA, encoded by the coding sequence ATGGCAGTTAAGTTAAAAAGATTATCGATTTTCGTAAAAGAGATGAAGAGGTCCTTGGATTTTTATCGGACATTAGGCTTAGAAATACCGGAAAGGGTAAATGAAGAACATCATATAGAAGTAGCATACAACGATGTTATTCTTTCTTTTGATACTTGGGAATCGGCACAGATGATTCTAGGCGATCAGCAGAAGCCTGCCGGTTATCGGATGGAGATCGCTTTCCAGTTTGACAGTAAGGAAGCGCTGGATGAATCGTATAGCCGATTGACAGTACAGGGATATGAGGGGCATTTTGAACCGAACGATACACCTTGGGGCGAGCGTTATGCGATCATAAAGGACCCTGATGGCAATTTGATCAGTTTGGTCGCTTGA